One segment of Castanea sativa cultivar Marrone di Chiusa Pesio chromosome 3, ASM4071231v1 DNA contains the following:
- the LOC142629389 gene encoding lignin-forming anionic peroxidase-like, producing MRNSFISHASTATVVFLLLLLSTTCKAHLSSTFYDQNCPNGLSTIRNAIRTAVSRERRMAASLIRLHFHDCFVQGCDASILLEDGERNAVQNKGSARGYEVIDSAKAQVEKICPGVVSCADILAVAARDASVAVGGPSWSVKLGRRDSTTASSSLAEQELPRFTDGLDSLISRFGTKGLSARDMVALSGSHTLGQAQCSSFRGRIYNNASDIDVGFASTRKRRCPATTGKPGDSNLAPLDLVTPNSFDNNYFKNLLQKKGLLQSDQILFSGGSTDSIVSEYSRSPATFKSDFASAMIKMGDIGPLTGSAGQIRRICSAIN from the exons ATGAGAAATTCTTTCATTTCCCATGCAAGCACTGCAACAGTTGTGTTCTTGTTGCTCCTTTTGAGCACTACATGCAAAGCGCATCTATCTTCTACATTTTATGACCAGAACTGTCCAAACGGACTAAGTACAATTCGGAATGCTATTAGAACAGCTGTTTCACGAGAACGTAGAATGGCGGCATCTCTAATTCGTCTCCATTTTCACGATTGCTTTGTTCAG GGCTGTGATGCATCAATTTTACTAGAAGATGGCGAAAGGAATGCTGTGCAAAATAAGGGTTCTGCAAGAGGTTATGAGGTCATAGACAGTGCAAAAGCTCAGGTAGAGAAGATATGCCCTGGAGTTGTATCTTGCGCAGATATTCTTGCAGTGGCTGCTCGAGATGCTTCCGTTGCT GTTGGTGGTCCATCTTGGTCAGTGAAGCTTGGAAGAAGAGATTCCACCACTGCAAGTTCCTCTCTAGCTGAACAAGAACTTCCAAGATTTACTGACGGCCTTGATAGTCTAATATCTCGTTTTGGTACCAAAGGGCTCAGTGCAAGAGACATGGTTGCATTGTCAG GTTCCCACACACTAGGGCAAGCTCAATGTTCTTCATTTCGTGGTCGGATATACAATAATGCGAGTGACATCGATGTTGGATTTGCTAGCACACGAAAGCGCCGTTGTCCTGCTACTACGGGAAAACCTGGGGATTCAAACTTGGCACCACTTGACTTGGTGACACCAAATTCTTTTGACAACAATTACTTCAAGAATTTACTGCAAAAGAAGGGTCTCCTTCAATCGGATCAAATCCTTTTTAGCGGAGGAAGCACAGACAGCATTGTCTCAGAATATAGTAGGAGCCCTGCCACTTTTAAGTCTGATTTTGCATCTGCCATGATTAAAATGGGAGATATCGGTCCTCTCACTGGTTCAGCTGGGCAAATTAGAAGGATATGCAGTGCTATAAACTAA